TACTTTAATTGCTCCAAATTTGCCTAGAGCTCAAAAGATTCCTAGTCAATTCCCACCCTCACCCAAACCTAGGTTTCTGGAAGCCCCTCCCACTGACTCCCCACCCCAACTTGGACCGGAGCCTGGGGGTTGCAGCCGACCTGTGACAAAAGGTGTTGGGCCCTACCCCAGTGCCCACATTCTGTCCCTTAGCTCTTAAAGGGGCCATGACAACACCTGGATGCCTCTCTAGAAAGGTGTGTACTTGGGTGCATGCTcagtgcatgcgtgcatgtgtgtgtgtgtgtgtgctcattgcTCCCCTGCGTTGAGATCAGCAGCCCTTTACAGTAACTGGTGGCTTGGAAGGTACCTTAAGTCTCCTGTTCTGTGTCACAAAGCCTCACCAGGGCCAGAGGGGCCAGGAAACAGacctgtgggggaggggcaggacccCCGCTGCTGCCACTCACTCTTGTCCTGGGATGGATCAAGTGATCGGCACCAGCGGCCTTTGTTGGATTGGGGAAAATCatacaaaggaatgaaataaaattcataatttaaaacagataagaaaaatttaaacaaaaattttctcTGCTGGTTTTGACCGCTTCCCTCCCCTCTAGCATACATTGTGCATTTGCATTATGTGTAAACCAGTCCTCCCAAGGGCAGAAATACCTGCTCCACCATaaaggttaattttttaaataacttcttaGAAGATAATGCTGTCTACATATTAGGTCAGTGCAAACACAATCAcagtttcagaccatgaattttaaatcattataactaggctcaaacacatctttattaatcaaaatagtaaCCATTACAATCAAtgtatttttgccaatgagaaataagcttgtttattcctatagcataaaAATCCGTGCTTCAGGATACAACAaattcttggaaagcattttctgcctcctgctggttatgGAAGTGTGTTTtctgcaaaaagttgtcgaggTGCTTGAAGAGGTGTtagtcagttggcaagaggtcaggtgaacatGGCGAATGAAGCAAAACTTGCTcacaatttgttcaacttttgaagcgttGCTTGTGCGACGTGCAGTCGGGTGTTGCTGTGAAGAATTGGGTCCTCTTTGTTAACCAATGCCAGCCGCAGACATTGCAGTTTTGGGtgtatctcattgatttgctgagcgtACTTCTTAGATGTATTGTGTTTGCCGGGATTCAGAAAgttgtagtggatcagacaggcagcagaccaccaaacagtgaccatgacctttttttggtacACGTTTGGCTttaggaagtgctttggagcttcttctcagtcaaACCACGGAGCTGGTCATTGCTGGTTGTCATATACAATCCACTTTAAGaaaacaatgtttatttttaattgaaagataattgctttacaatattgtgttgcttcctgccatacatcagtaATGAATCTGCCACAGGTGTACTTATGACCCCTCCCTCTTCAAcatccctcccacttcccctaCAATCCACTTGTTGCATGccacaatctgattgagaaacAGTGCtgtgttgcatagaataagagaagaagaCTTTTCAGATAgatgatttttttgatttttggtcAGTTCATGAGGCATCCAGTTAtagagctttttcacctttccaatatCTTCAAATGGCAATTGACCTTAGAAGGGTTGATATCGAGTTCTTCAGAAACTTCTTGTACATTTGTAAGAGGATCAGTTTCAATTATGGCTCTCAATTGTCATCGTCAACTTTTGATGGCCGGCCACTATGCTCCTcgtcttcaaggctcttgtctcctttgcaaaacttcttgaaccatctCTGCACTGTATGTCAGCGATTCCTGGggcaaatgtgttgttgatgttgcaagttgtcttcACTGCTTtaagacccattttgaactcaaataagaaaatcacttgaatttgctttttgtctaatagCATTTccatattctaaaataaatataaaataaacagcaagtagtaagtcattagcaaaaaaacataaaatgagaaatgtgcaattaaaatgatatttagcataaccacatttatttagaatgtattccaataccaaatggcaaatttcaataATGCAAAAACCGTAGTTATATTTGTACCAACCTGATACTTAtgaccagcttcccaggtggcactagtggtaaagaatccatctgccaatgcaggagatatgacacgtgggttcgatccctgggttgggaagatcccctggaaggggcatgacaacacactccagtattcttgcctggagaatcccatggacagagaaacctggaggcctacagtccataggctcacacagagtcggacatgactgaagcggcttaacACACATGTAGTACAATACTTAGGGGCAGATTAATGTCACTACCTTTATTACTTGTCTTCCACCTATTTTTATAAGATTCTTGTTTCTTGCATTAACAGTTCTGTGATTGTGTCTGTGATGAAATTTAATGACGACTAGGCTGCTTGAAATTATTCATATAATAGTCAGCTCTATAAGATCCATGACTGTAACCTTGTGACCCTAGACATGGGAAGGAGCAAAAAATGGAAACCATTTCCCGGAGCCGACAGACTAGTAGGACAGGTGCTCCAGAGGCTTTTGGCTGCTGTTTGCCAGGACTGGGTGCGTAACAGCACACTGAGTGGTCTATCAACAGGCTTGTCTTCCGACCGGGGAACGAGCATTCCTAGCACCCTGGGACAAATCAGTCAAAATGCGCCTCTGAAAATGGGTAATAAGAGAGAGATGGAGGGGAATGTGTAGCAAAGGATGTTGCCCAAACCCAGTTCTACAGGCATGAAGTCATTAGTTACTGCAGTCACCTATGATCCACCATGAAATGGGTTCAGTGCGAATATCAGGATGAGGCATTTTGTGCTCTGAGAAAACTTGCAGAACCAGCCCTCTGGTCAATATTTTCTGGCGAAATTTTTATGAACCCAGTTTCTCACATCTTCCCAcacttagaaaagcactaaaaccatTAACTAAGATATCTCTTCCTCCTGCATGAAGTTACCTTCTTACCAAGCTGTGTGCTGGTTGCATGTCCCCCTCTCCCCAAGTCACACACACATTAAAGTCTCCAGTCTTACCTCCTCagaacagttctcagagcttcCTGAGAGACTGTCTCCCCAGTTATAATCATCAGGTTGGCTCGAATAAATTCTCAgtttctttcttagattgactattgattaattttttatCCACAAGAGCAACTACACGCTGACCTCCACATGTCTCCTTGCTCAGCACGTTGAGAACAGGGCTCTTCAGTGAATCCAGGTGCTAACACTCTGTCCTGGGTCCCTGGTGCCACAAGCCCTGCAGAGGGGCCCAAACTCTCAGCTCCATCCCCCGCTTCCTACACATCCCCGCTCCCCAGACAAGCCAACCCCCACTCCTCAGGCTGGGGCTCGGGCTCTCTCCTTCCTGGGCCCCTCTCCCGTCTCCTCCACTAAGACACACCCTTCACCCTCCACTCGGAACTGGTGTCCTGCCTGCCCCCCGTCCTCCGTCCCTGCTCAGGACACCTGCCTCCCCTCTGTGGACATGCCCCGCGGGTGTGCTGATGGTCAGGTCGTGGGTCTCCCTTTCTTCATCTGAGAGTTTGATAACCATGGGCCAGGCCTCGCTCACCTGGGTCCTCAGCCTCTGGTCCAGGCTGGCCCAGAGCAGGTGCCTCGTAAACATCTACTGAGCTGGAAGGGCCCACGTGTGGCCGCAGCTCCTAGTGTCCAGCCCGCCTCCCTGGGCCCCTCTACCTGGGTGAGCTCCCAGCCCCCAGCATGTGCCTGTACTTGCCCGGAGTTTTGGAAGGCCTGCTAGTTtgagctcagggtccctctcactttttGAACCCTCCCCCACCCTATTGCATATCTGCCATTTTGCTCTCTGAGGGGAAATCCAGCAGCTTCTCTATAAGTGAACATCTGGTTACATCTCTGCACGGCTTCCCACTGAGTCCCAGATGCTTAATATGGTTCCCAAGGGTGGGATGGCCTTTCCTTGCCAGAGTCTGCGCTCTCTCTCTCATAAACATTTCTCTCTCCCATAAACATTGCTCACTCCTCCCATCCCTGGATTGTCCTGTGAGAATTACCCCTCCCCCAACAAAGCCCTCATTCAGGAGCCCCTCATTCCCTGAGGGTGCATATTCCAGACCACAATCAGCTCTTAAGAGTTTGATCCAAATGTTAGAGAATCTAGCAGCACTCCACCTTCCCCAAAGGTTTAAATAGTTACCTTCTGAGGGTCCTGTGATGGTGGTCCCAAAACTCCTGAATCACAGCAGGAAAAGGGGACCATGAAGGTGACTGTGGGCATCACTGTCAGGACTCAGACTCCTTGGTCTGCCTCCAGAGGACTCTCTCGTCTATCTGGGAACCTCTGGCATTTGTGGGGAGGAACCACAAGGGGGAGCCCTAAGTATGAGCCCAGGATTCTGCTCACCCACACCTGAAGGGAAGGTAGTGCAGGAATCACCTGACTTACTTCTCCAAGTCGGCTTCCTACCCTGAGGTCCAGGGGTCCACTAATGTCCTGGAATAGGTTCTAGGAGTTCTACAAGAGCCCTGTAACTAAATGCAACATTTCCAATGTATGTGAATGCGTATTCCTGGGACAATCATATAGTCAAAGGGATTTACACGCAGAAAATATTAAAGAGTCTCTGTGTGGTTCCTGTGTAACTCCAAAGAAGTAGGCTCTGCCAATGTTCCTAAACCAAACTGAGTAAGTGAGGGAGCATGGACTTGAGATCTCTCCAGATTGCCCGTCTCGGGCAGTGATCTTTCTTGGCATCAGGAGAAGTAGGTTCAGAAAGATCTGGTACCCTCTCTGAGCATTTAACTTCCCCAGCTTGTCTCCTTCCCAAACCACAGCATCAGAGAATTCCTTAGTGGAGGGACCTCTTTAGAACTTTAGTTAATCTCTCTGTATTATACCCCAGCCTGGGGCTCATCCATTATTTCCCAGAGAGAGCTCTGTACAGTACTCCTCAAAATGCAGTTTGTGGAATAGTACCAGTTGCAAACTGTTCCTGGTCCACAATGAGATAAGTACGCACAGTGAGTGAACATGTACAAACTTTTATAGTAATTTGACACTGTCCAAAGATCCAGGGGTATGACCAGGACCAGACAATGGGGCCTGGAGTTTAAGTTTGGTGTTGGAGTTTGTGCTGACGGTCCAACTGCAGTGGCAGGACAGACACGACCCAGATGAGGGAGGCTGGGCCAGCAAATCAATGCACTGCCTCTTTCATCGAGAATGTCTTGCcaaacacaaaaaattaacttTGCAAAACTAAATAGccggcttcagttcagttcagtcattcagtggtgtccgactctttgcgaccccatggactgcagcataccaggcctccctatccatcaccaactcctggagcttgctcagattcacatccatcaagtcagtgatgccatccaaccatctcattctgttgtccccttctcctcctgccttcaacctttccaaggagtcagttctcctcatcaggtgcccaaagtgttggagtttcagcctcagcatcagtccttccaatgaatattcaggattgatttcctttaggattgactggtttgatctccttgcagtccaagtgactcctaggagtcttctccagcaccacagttcaaaagcatcaattctttggcgcttagctttgtggtccaactctcacatccatacacgccaactggaaaaaccatagctttgattagacagacctttgttggcaaagtaatgtctctgctttttaatatgctgtctaggttggtcatagcttttcttccaaggaacaagcatcttttaatttcatggctgcagtcaccatctgcagtgattttggagccccccaaaataaagccagccactgtttccatttttcccccatctatttgccatgatgatgggaccagatgtcatgatcttaactttttgaatgttgagttttaagccagctttttcactctcctctttcactttcatcaagaggctctttagttcttcttcactttctgccataagggtggtgtcgctTGCATGTCTGCAgttattgatattctcctggcaatcttgattccagcttgtgcttcatccagtctggcatttcacatgatgtattctgcataaagttaaataagcaaggtgacaatacacagccttgatgtactcctttcccaatttggaaccagtctgttgttccatgtctagttctaactgttgctttttgacctgcatacagatttctcaggaggcaggtcaggtggtctggtattcccatctctttaagaattttcccgtttgttgtgatccacacagtcaaaggctttagcattagtcaatgaagcagaagtagatattcttctggaattctcttgctttttgtatgattcagcagatgttggcaatttgatctctggttcctctgccttttctaaattcagcttgaacatctggaatagTCAGATAGTGAAGAGttaaaatgggtgaattataGAAAGACTAATGCATTACTGTCCTTTATTATGTGATAATATTCCAGCTAATTGTCTACAACTATTGTTTTATACAAAGTTAGAATGTATTAAGGGAAGGTCCTGTAAAAATATTCAAACAATAGAACAAACTCGTGGAGATTCTGCAAGTTACGTTTGGTCCCAACTTTTTAAACATGTCAAATGGACAATCAGAtttgcttatttatcttacatCATCAGATTTTTAATGACTTTAATACTTACCTTCTGTTAAAAGAAATACTAtgtttttattagatttttttcatgttaCATCATTTTATTAAATTAGCCATTCTATGAATGTATTAGATTAATCTTcctgaaacattatttttattcattttaagcaGTTACAGTATGccggttttatttatttattattattattttttaattgtcagGACcatgcaacatgtggaatctcgTTGCttgagcagggactgaacctgtgccctgtgcattggaagtgcacagtcttaaccactgcaccaccagggggGTCCACTGAAACTATTTAAAGTCATGTCATTACCCTTCTCAAAAATCTCaaacttcttttaaaagataaaactcaAACTTCTCCTTGTGGCAATTTAGATCCTCTTCAGTTGGCGTTGACTTGTATTTTCTGCCTTATTGCtcattgtttcttaaaaaataatcattgcaTTGTTTCAGGTGTGTAGTGATTTCTCATTGAGGTTATACCTTGCATTTTCCTCACTATTAATGAgtttgagtatttttttaaatgtgtttaccTACCATTTAGTTATCagtctttataaaatatttcagccTATTTTTGCAATCAAACTATGCCATTTGAACTACATGACTTATTTCTTATATGAACTCTCATTTTTCCAACATAGCACAACTATCAGTTGACACAATTTATACACATTTCCAAAAGAGCACAATTGGTGATTAAGTGAATTTAGTGCATCTAAATAATTTATCTCttacattaattttcatttttgtaaaacaGTAACCATTCTTGTAGACCCAGATCCTGGAGCAAGacttaaatttgtatagaggaTAAAATACCAAATGAAAATTTTGTTGTTAGAAttctataatatataaagaaatattttaaaaaagctccCATTTAAGTCAGTAAGATACACTAAAACTTCTTAAGAAGTTTGGCCCATTTTTGGGGGGGGTTGTTTGCCTATTTATTATTAAGTTGCAAAATTTCTTTCTATATTCCAgataacagaaattaaaaatataaaccttgtcatatttttaaaagtttccagaAAAGCTTGCCCCACTCTTGCTCTGGAGTATGGTGGTCACAAGGATCCCAGGTCATATCCTGGGTCCCCTAGTGTCTGAGACTCACAGCGGAGGATCCATTGACCTAGAGAAGGGTGGTCAGTGGAAACGCCCACAAGAGGCACGAGGGAAGAAAATAAGTAATGTGGATGGAGAGGACTAAGGTCCTTGGAGACAACCATCTGAACCTGTCAGGGGCGGTGGAAAAGCAAGATGCCCTGTGAATGACATAGCTCATGTTTACAAAGTAGGAAAAAAGTCTACAGGTACCccatacacacacgtgtgtgtgtgtgtgtgtacacacatatctaTATATGATTTCAGAGTATGTGAAATGTGCTGAAGTCTGTATGTGAGGTTGAGGACACGGATGCTCTCTGGATGAAGGAGTGGACACTTCTGTGAGTAGACAGGAAGCCTGGCCAAGCCCAAGAAGGGAAACTGGAACATGTAAGATAGTTATAGACCAGTTTTATGTCAATGACACatgagaataagaaaaatatagaaaactaaaCAGAGATGAGAATGGAAAGCAATATAGAGCATGTAACAGCTACTCAACACCAGCCACCCAACCGTGTTATCTATCGCCGAGGGAACCCAGCCTAGTGACACCAGATCTTTTGAGTCTTCTAAGGGAGGTAGAAATCTGCATTTTCATGTGAAATTAAAGTTCTGTACAGCAACCAaacatgctgttgttgttcagtcactaagtcatgtctaactctttgtgaccccatgaactgcagcatgccaggcttccctgtccatcatagttttccagaatttgctcaaactcatatccattaagtcagtgatgccatccaaccatctcatcctctgtcatccccttctactgccctcaatatttcccagcatcacagtcttttccagtgagttgactctatGCAtcggatggccaaagtattgaagcttcagcttcaacatccttccttccaatggatattcaggtttatttcctttaggattgactgttttgctctccttgctgtccaggggactctcaagagttttctgcagcaccacagttcgaaagcatcagttcttcggtgctcagctttctttatggtccaactctcacatccgtacatgactactggaaaagccatagctttgatatacaggcctttgtcagcaaagtaatgtctctgctttttaatacactgtctaggtttgtcatagctttccttccaaggagcaagcatcttttaatttcatgactgtgacATTAAATGGACACAAAGTTGTCATTTACTCTTAAGTATGAATCATAGGGTCATTTTGGTAGTAAGTTGGGAAAAATTCAGGGACAGTATGACCCTCAGCTTCCCTCATGCcagtgcccctccccaccccagcagtGCCCACTGGGAGGCCAGCAGGCTCCAGGGCTCCCCTGGCAACTGGCGCTCAAGGAGCTCTGGGAGTCCAGGGAGGTTCTCAGGtttgctctctttctctttccagcCTCAGCTTGTCCCAGGGTTTATTATCAGCAAAGGTGACCAGGCCCTTGATGGCAGGAAGCTGGCTGGGGCTCAGGGTGCTGGCCCTTCAGCCCTGGGGGCCTCTCAGCAAATAGTCCCTTGGAAACAGGGAGCTGTCCCTGAGGAGGGGGCGGGCTGGGAGGGGCCTCACTCCCCCCACACTGGACCCTGGAGGAGCCCCTGTGTGAGCAGGACTGCAGCCCTGGCTGGCAAGACTGTCTTGGGCAGGTGAACTGGGCAATTCCATGGTCTCCAGGGTCCCTGCCACTCTGGCCACGTGTCCCTGTCACAGCCCTGGAACCCCTTTAGGCCCCTGTTCTCCTCTCTCAGCTCcagcccaggcccctcctccatGGGGAAGGTTGGCTCCGTGCCTGCATCCTTTCTGGGTCCAAAGACATCTACTGGGCTGCCTCAGGGCCACTGGGACCCTGGAATCCCCCTAGTCATCTTCACTCTGctgcccccacctctgccccagtCCCCAATGAATCCTCAGGGCTGTCCCCTCCCAGGGGTCCATTCAGTGCCTCCTCTTTCAGCTCCTACTGTTAAAATGGCCCGATCATCTGCCCATCTCCATCCCCTCCCTGGATGCCCTGAAAGGCTCCATGTCATAATCAGACACAGCATCCTTGTTCATTTCCAATCCTTTCTTCCCAACTTGGAAGCTGCTaactgggggctgggggtgggggtcgggcttcccaggtgactaagtggtaaagaacccgcctgccaaagcaggagacgcaggtttgatccctggttcgggaagatcccctggagaaggaaattgcaatccactctggtattcttgcctgggaaatgccatggacagaggagtctggagggctacagtccatggggccaaaaagagtcagatacgactaagcaTAACACAGCTGAACCAGTCTCACAGGCCTAAAATCTCCACTCAGGTAGGACTAGTCCTAGTCTCAGACTCACAGTGGGGTGGCAgcttcaacccagggatcgaacccaggtctcccacattgcaggctgattctgtaccagctgagccacaagggaaccccaagaagcagatcttccccacccaggagttgaactggggtctcttgcattggagacagattctttaccaactgagctatcagggaagccctttaaaaacCAAACATTATGTTAACCTATTCTGCGGTTCCCGCATGATACTCTACATTGGAGTCATGCTGGGTTGAAGTCTCCCTTCTCCAATGGGAAAGAGTCACATGTGAAGGCAAAACTGGGGGAGGAAATTCAGAACACTCACTACTTCCCATGTCATCCTGTTCCCACTGCCTTGCTCTCACGCCATGGCTCCTCCCTGTTCACCCCTGgagttgccctcctccaggtggggctgtgtcccctcagaTGGCAGCTCCTTCTAGTGATGCTGCGGGGAAGTGAGGCTGGGACACGTGTGTCTTCAGGTTGCTGTGGAAGGAGGCTGTGGCCCTGAAGGCGTGTCCGGGGTCCCAGAGCTCTAAGCTTTTTCCCTTGATTCCCACCCATGGGCCCTGGTGACATGTGGGCTGTAAAGCAAAGTGTTCAGGCTCCCAGCTTTGGCGTTTTTATCTGGGTTCTCACTCCTCTCCATGGAACATTATTTGAGGCGCTTGGTTCCCTGAGCCTAATTTTCTCTTTGTCAGATGGTTAGGAAGACAATGTATTTATACAATCCCTGTTCTAAAAACTTTGAGGTCAGATCTGCTCTAGAGTCAGAATTTTTCAATTTCAGACAGGCGACATGGTGCATTTACTTATAGGAGATAAAACCCTACTGGGATCTGAAAGCACTTAGTAATCAAATACattccattctgtgtgtgtgctcagtcacctccgactctgcaacctcatggactgtagcccaacaggctcctccatccatagcattcttcaggcaagaatagtggagtgggttgccatttcctactccagggactcttccccacccagggatcaacccatgttcctgcatctcctgcgctggcaggcggattctttaccatagctccacctgggaagacccagtgaAGTATGTTAGTGTTTTTGCAACTGAACTTTTGAACTTTtgcactaagtgaaataaagaaagaCCATAAATTATTTCATGTCTGTTCAGGCCAAGTATtcttatgaaataaattttttaaaacttttacaatTTTCAGAGCCTTGGAgattggagttacagataaggACAATTCTACCTTGTGTCTCTGATAGTAATGGCAAAAGCTGAAAGAGATAAGTAATGTTTATGGTCTCATGTCAGACCCAGCCCAGCTGTGAGATTGGGATAAGCCAAGTCTGACAAGACCAAGGGTGACTGATGGGTGGGGAGAACCCTTCTGGAGCAGCTGTGCGGTTACCCAGGTGTCTGAACCATTGGTTCAAACTCCACAGATGCTGACCTCAGCTGTCACAGGGTCCTGAGCCTTTTCTAGGCATCTGACTTAATCCATTTCCAGAGCTGgatctttacctgctgagtcctTTGCAAGGACCACGGCCATTCCATTGACGGAGACCCACATGACCATCATGACACCCACGCCATTGTCCTCAGGCCTGTACTCTGTGACCACCATGCGCTACTTCCTCCACTTCCTGCAGCTGCTCTCCACCTGTATGACCTTCTTCCTGGTGACCAGGGAGAGCACTTGGAGTGTGGACATAAGTAACTGGTCCATGTTTGTCTGGTGCTTCTGCTTCGCCGTGACCCTGCTTACCCTCATAGTTGAATTATGTACACTCCAGGATAAACTTCACTTCTCCTGGGACAGCTTTCTCATCACCTCTGCCTGCTACTGCGCCCTTTTCTGCCTCTCGGCCTCCATCATTTACCCCATCATCTACCTTCAGATTTTTCCCGATGGCTCCCCCCGACACCATGTTATTGCTGCCACTGCATTCTCCTGCGTCGCTTCTGTGGCTTATGCCATCGAAGTGGTCTGGACCTGTGTCCGAACTGGTGAGTCCTCCTACTCTTTGCTAGGCCTGCTCAAGAGGCTGGAGATCTTTGTGGCGTGTGTCATCTTCGCCTTCCTCAGCAACACCTACCCGCATGAGCACCAGCCAGCCCTGATGTGGTGTGTGACCGTGTACTGCATCTGCTTCATACTGGGGGCCGTGGCTATATTGTGGCACCGGTGTGACTGTGACGAGAGTCTGCCCTACTCCTCTTTGGGGTTTGGGCAGTCTGTGCTCTCCATCCTCCTCTACACCACTGCCCTGGTCCTCTGGCCTCTCTACCAGTTCAACGAGCAGTTCGGCGGGCAGCCCCAGCGGTCCAACGAGTTGAGTTGCATTGATAAGCTCACCTCCTACATGTGCATCTGGGACCAACGACTGGCTGTCGCCGTCCTGACAGCCATCAACCTGCTGATCTACGTGGCAGATCTGGTGATCTTGACTGTGGTCAGTGACCGAGGCTCTACCCAGGGGCTCCGGATTCCCTCTTCTTACCGagctctgatgccctcttcctggctcccctctctccctcctcacatcCTTCCCCATTCATCTCactctcttttctgtttccttccctccttctgctCTGTCTCCTTCCTGTCTTGTGTGTTTGCCCACATTCTGTTTTACctctttctcttgcttttctcatCTTTCCCACATTTTCTGCTTTTTGGCCCTCTTTCAGTtatccttggttttctcatctcctGTGTCCTGACCAGGACATTTTCCTTCTTCTGATCTATTGTCATAGCCatgcgttccgggaaacaaactcactcagaaggacaatgcagatagtggagtacagtttattataccagcgggcccaaggcagagtctcctcttagtcaAGGACCtggaccagtttttgtgaaaactttatataccttaagtgtacatgcccaaacccacctccccaaattccctgaaactagtctgaacaaaggaaaagaaagatacagtcaaagataacccatgattcatatgccttaggcctaggtagttaacagtggacaattaccAATAGGCCTGTGGTTATTTCCca
The window above is part of the Dama dama isolate Ldn47 chromosome 13, ASM3311817v1, whole genome shotgun sequence genome. Proteins encoded here:
- the LOC133067979 gene encoding myeloid-associated differentiation marker-like; the protein is MTIMTPTPLSSGLYSVTTMRYFLHFLQLLSTCMTFFLVTRESTWSVDISNWSMFVWCFCFAVTLLTLIVELCTLQDKLHFSWDSFLITSACYCALFCLSASIIYPIIYLQIFPDGSPRHHVIAATAFSCVASVAYAIEVVWTCVRTGESSYSLLGLLKRLEIFVACVIFAFLSNTYPHEHQPALMWCVTVYCICFILGAVAILWHRCDCDESLPYSSLGFGQSVLSILLYTTALVLWPLYQFNEQFGGQPQRSNELSCIDKLTSYMCIWDQRLAVAVLTAINLLIYVADLVILTVRLPEFTSTEDVRGCQSLVRIPPMSGGNQECRAEP